In Vibrio alginolyticus NBRC 15630 = ATCC 17749, one genomic interval encodes:
- a CDS encoding DOPA 4,5-dioxygenase family protein has product MYHAHVYFPLREQDKAQALNEIIRQERQDVLRVFPLVGRLVGPHKMPMFEIHLESLSEEFLAWLDTIRGDFSVLIHPVSEEELLDHTERAIWLGREIGVFEEKLEK; this is encoded by the coding sequence ATGTACCACGCTCATGTTTATTTTCCCCTAAGAGAACAAGATAAAGCGCAAGCCTTGAACGAGATCATCCGTCAAGAGCGTCAAGATGTGCTGCGTGTGTTTCCATTAGTTGGAAGGTTAGTTGGCCCACACAAGATGCCGATGTTTGAAATTCACCTAGAATCATTGAGTGAAGAGTTCTTGGCGTGGCTTGATACGATTCGAGGCGATTTTTCTGTGCTTATTCACCCAGTAAGCGAAGAAGAGTTGCTCGATCACACAGAACGCGCGATTTGGTTGGGCAGAGAGATTGGTGTATTTGAAGAAAAGTTAGAGAAATAG
- the pdhA gene encoding pyruvate dehydrogenase (acetyl-transferring) E1 component subunit alpha, with translation MNVQALPMHRFIDHRGDLVGQLPNWADTETLVGFYRDMVLTRTYDNKAVALQRTGKLGTYPSHLGAEAIGIAVGRALKADDVFVPYYRDMPAMWCRGIGMEKNLQYWGGDERGSDFAPEGSPVPSRDLPYCVPIATQCTHAVGVASALKIQGNHEAALVMCGDGGTSKGDFLESINCAGTWNIPLVFVVNNNQWAISVPRSLQCAADFLSEKAQGAGIPGITVDGNDVVAVYDATKTALERARKGKGATLIEAVSYRLSDHTTADDATRYRKEDDVQTAWQYEPIARLKTYLLNQDAWSDEQEQQWLDYCKEQVELAVERYLSLPPQAPETGFDYLYESLPQELHAQRDELINKAMRMQGGRHG, from the coding sequence ATGAACGTTCAGGCATTACCCATGCATCGGTTTATCGACCATCGTGGGGACCTAGTCGGCCAACTACCCAACTGGGCTGACACTGAAACATTGGTCGGGTTTTACCGAGATATGGTATTAACTCGCACTTACGACAACAAAGCAGTTGCCTTGCAACGCACCGGTAAGCTAGGGACCTATCCCTCACACTTAGGCGCGGAAGCCATAGGCATTGCGGTCGGCAGAGCACTTAAAGCCGATGATGTGTTTGTCCCTTACTACCGCGATATGCCTGCGATGTGGTGTCGTGGCATTGGCATGGAAAAGAACCTTCAATACTGGGGTGGCGATGAGCGCGGGAGTGATTTTGCTCCTGAAGGCAGTCCGGTTCCTAGCCGAGACCTTCCCTACTGTGTACCCATAGCGACGCAATGTACGCATGCTGTCGGGGTGGCTTCCGCGCTAAAAATTCAAGGTAACCATGAAGCTGCGCTAGTCATGTGCGGCGATGGTGGTACATCCAAAGGGGACTTTCTTGAGTCAATAAACTGCGCAGGTACTTGGAATATTCCACTTGTTTTCGTCGTAAACAATAACCAATGGGCAATTTCAGTGCCGCGTAGTCTCCAATGTGCCGCCGATTTCTTATCAGAAAAAGCGCAAGGTGCAGGTATACCGGGTATTACTGTCGATGGTAACGATGTCGTCGCCGTTTATGATGCAACTAAAACCGCCCTTGAGAGAGCAAGAAAAGGGAAAGGCGCAACACTCATCGAAGCGGTGAGTTACCGACTGAGTGACCACACTACGGCCGATGATGCGACTCGTTATCGTAAAGAAGATGATGTTCAAACTGCATGGCAATACGAACCTATCGCACGTCTTAAAACGTACCTCCTTAATCAAGACGCTTGGAGCGACGAACAAGAACAGCAATGGCTAGATTACTGTAAAGAGCAAGTAGAGTTAGCTGTTGAACGCTATCTGAGCTTACCGCCACAAGCACCAGAAACCGGTTTCGATTATTTGTATGAATCGCTACCTCAAGAGCTTCATGCACAAAGAGATGAACTCATCAACAAGGCAATGAGAATGCAGGGAGGCAGACATGGCTGA
- a CDS encoding alpha-ketoacid dehydrogenase subunit beta, with translation MAELTLVEAVNLALHHEMQQDPNVVVLGEDVGDNGGVFRATVGLKQEFGLKRVIDTPLAEALIGGVAVGMATQGLRPVAEFQFQGFVFPAMEHLMCHAARMRNRTRGRLTCPAVFRAPFGGGIHAPEHHSESVEALFAHTAGFKVVIPSSPQRAYGLLLAAIRSNDPVMFFEPKRIYRTVKSEVVDNGEALPLDTCFTLRKGRDITLVTWGACVVESLQAAQTLSSQGIEVEVIDLASIKPIDTATIFSSLEKTGRLLVVHEASKTCGVGSELLARTAEHAMCLLKAPPKRVTGMDTIMPYYRNEDYFMVQEEDIVTAARELVEDWK, from the coding sequence ATGGCTGAGCTAACGTTGGTTGAAGCAGTAAACCTTGCCCTGCACCACGAAATGCAACAAGACCCCAATGTTGTCGTACTAGGTGAAGACGTGGGCGATAATGGTGGTGTATTTCGTGCCACTGTTGGACTCAAGCAAGAGTTTGGTCTTAAACGAGTCATCGATACGCCACTCGCTGAAGCCTTAATCGGCGGGGTTGCGGTCGGTATGGCAACGCAAGGATTACGACCTGTCGCCGAATTTCAGTTTCAAGGTTTCGTTTTTCCTGCGATGGAGCACTTAATGTGCCACGCGGCTCGAATGCGTAACAGAACTCGCGGTCGGCTCACTTGTCCCGCGGTTTTTCGTGCGCCATTTGGCGGCGGTATCCACGCTCCGGAACACCACTCAGAAAGCGTGGAAGCGCTATTTGCTCACACTGCTGGATTTAAAGTGGTGATTCCTTCTTCTCCACAACGCGCATACGGCTTACTTCTCGCTGCAATTAGAAGCAATGATCCCGTCATGTTCTTCGAACCGAAGCGCATATATCGCACCGTTAAATCTGAAGTCGTCGATAACGGCGAAGCACTCCCACTCGACACCTGCTTCACCTTACGTAAGGGGCGAGATATCACGCTCGTTACTTGGGGCGCATGCGTCGTAGAGTCACTTCAGGCCGCGCAAACCTTGTCTAGTCAGGGAATTGAAGTCGAGGTGATTGATTTGGCGAGTATTAAGCCAATTGATACCGCGACGATTTTCAGCTCACTAGAAAAAACTGGACGTTTACTCGTTGTTCATGAAGCGAGTAAAACTTGTGGTGTGGGCTCTGAGCTATTAGCTCGAACCGCTGAACATGCCATGTGCTTACTTAAAGCCCCACCTAAACGAGTAACTGGAATGGACACCATTATGCCTTATTACCGTAACGAAGATTATTTCATGGTTCA